The sequence TGATGGCCGGGTGACGATCCGCTTTGAACCGCACATTTTTCACGCCCGCACGGCTGGCCGGTATGATGCCAACTACCCGCTGTTGAGCTATCCGGACTGGAATCCCAAAATCCCCAAAAGCACCACTCACTCCTACCAACTGTTCAATCAAGCCTGCACGCTCAACGCGACGGCAGCGGTACTGGCTTCGAGTTGGGGGATGTTCCAGGTGATGGGTTTCAATTTCGCCAGTTGCGGCTGTAATAACCTCAAGCAGTTTGTCAGCCTGATGGAGAAATCCGAAGACAGTCAGCTGGCCCTGACCGTAACCTATTTACGGACAACGGGCCTCGACGACGAGCTGCGGGAACACCGCTGGGAGGATCTGGCCCGGCTTTACAACGGTAAACAGTACAAACGCAACCAATATGACACCAAACTGGCTTCGGCCTATGCTTATTTTTCACGCTTGTAAACTACACTCTTTATGGAATGGACTGCCCTATTCACCGATACACTTAAATTATCGCCTTTTGTGGCCGCCCTCCTGTTCTTTCTGATGAAAGTCTGGAAATCAATGGAGGTTAAAGATCAAGCCTTGATGTCGACGATGAAGGACAATCAGGCTCAGCAGCTCCTCATGCAGGAGAAGCACATTACGGCTCAGAATAACTCCGCCGATGCCAACCGGCAATTAGCCAGCGCGATCGGCGATCTGAAGGACCACCTCTCCGACAAACTCGACGAGGTAAAAAGCACCCTGCCGGTTCGAAATGGCACGATTCGTCGCCATCCATCCACGCCCGAAAGCTCATCAAAGCCGGCCTGATGAACACCATCGAACTGCACATTCGGGGCAAACGCCACCGCTTCAGCGGGCCCTCGGGCTGGGCGGAGCTGACGGCCCACCAGGCCGTGTCGCTCATGCGGCTGCGGGCTCAGATCGCCCAGCGGGCCGAAACCGCCTTTGCGGCTCTGGACCTGCTGTATGGCCTGAAAAAGCGCCATCAGCGGTGGGTGTTCGATGCCCGGTTCTTGCGCCGGAAAGGCGTTCCGGAGGAGCAGATTGTCTTGATTTTGGAGCAGGGGCAATCGCTGCTCGACACACTGCTCTGGATTGGTGAGCCCGATAAAAAAGCCAGCTTTCCGGTGCACTCGTTTCGACGCTTCGATTTTCACTTCGGTACCCCCTACATCTGGCTCAGTCGGCTCCTGACGCGCCAGCGCTACGTCGGCCCGCTGGCCGGCCTGGTCGAGATTAGTTTCGGCGAGTTCATGTTTGCCGACCGGGCCTTTCGGGCGAAGGATCTTCCCCAGCTGGCGGCCATTCTTTACCGGCCCAAAGCAGAAACGTTTGATAAACACACGGCCGAACACAGGGCCATCCTGTTTGCCGATCTGGATCCGGCCTTGCTGGCGCTGATCAGCCAGAACTTCGCCGATACGCTCGATTTTCTGAGTCGCCATTTTCGGCGGGTGTTCGCTGAGCCCCTCTCGACGGGTACGGTCAGTAAAGCGGGCAAATCAGCGGGCTGGCTCGATATCGCCATCAACATGGCCAAACTCGACGTGACCAAGATCGGCCAGATCGAGCAGACCAATCTGTACCTGGCCCTGAAAGTGCTCGACGAGCAGATCCGCCAGGCCGAAGAGCTGGAAGAAGCACTGGCCAAAAACAAATCCTGACATGAACGAGCTCGACTACATTGCCTACTTCGAAAACCTGGCTCGCCAGCACAAAGCCCTTCGCCATTCCGAGCAGGAGTGCCACTTCTTTGTGGTATCTGATAGTTCCAAAGCTGAAATCGAGCAGGCGATCGCCAAAAAGCTCAGACTGCCGGCTCTGCTGCTCGACCAGTACCTGGATGACCTGGAGACGGGCCACGATAACTTCCGTTTGCGGGTGATGGGCGGGGTTACGGTTCTGGTGAAGTGTCAGTCGGGCGATGCCCAGGATCGCCGGCGGGCGCGGGATGAAGCCCGCACGATCGCGCTGAGCCTACTCAACCGCATGCGCAGGGATGTGCGAACCGCTGGTTCGGCCCTGCAGCAAAAAGGGGTGGTACTCGATATCGAATTCAAAGGGGAGCCGGCTCCGTTCGTGTTGCAGAGTGCCGACGGCTGGGGCTACGGCTTTGAGTGGCTGCTGCCCACCAGCGTCAAGATCGATGCCGAGCAGTGGCTGGATTTGCCCTAGCCGGATCCGGCCTCGTCATCACGGGTGTCGCGCCCGATCCCTCAGCCAGGGGGCTATTTCGCGGGCATGGCCGTTACCCTTCTTAGCACACCTGATCCCTTCGCCCTCACCCGGGGAGGACGTATGCTCTACCAGTTCCAGGGAACCGGTCAGTTGGCTACACTCGGAACACCGGCCCAGAGCT comes from Spirosoma aureum and encodes:
- a CDS encoding N-acetylmuramidase family protein; amino-acid sequence: MAGLLTQSGLLQAAQTLRTGIAEVQTLAHVESNGQGFLDDGRVTIRFEPHIFHARTAGRYDANYPLLSYPDWNPKIPKSTTHSYQLFNQACTLNATAAVLASSWGMFQVMGFNFASCGCNNLKQFVSLMEKSEDSQLALTVTYLRTTGLDDELREHRWEDLARLYNGKQYKRNQYDTKLASAYAYFSRL